In a genomic window of Chryseobacterium sp. G0162:
- a CDS encoding DUF4919 domain-containing protein: MKYHFFLLFILLSVFGFSQKSKVDFKAIEKSLKSSDSPYNYEKLIFKYKGYPKSLDSIEAQYLYYGRSFREDKISTSDEGFKNLAEAFKQNNFEECIKQGKALYEKDPTNLDILLILLRAYDSLKDGNNFIHHLSQFRALADGIKSSGDGKSEKTAYLVNSVGDEYILLNILNIGNDYTRGSKPSKDGMFDIWEKGGQKIYIKVLYLDL; this comes from the coding sequence ATGAAATATCATTTTTTCCTTTTATTCATTCTGCTTTCGGTTTTTGGGTTCAGCCAGAAATCAAAAGTAGACTTTAAAGCCATTGAAAAGAGCCTTAAAAGTTCTGATTCTCCATATAATTACGAGAAACTTATTTTTAAGTACAAAGGATATCCGAAATCTCTGGATAGTATAGAAGCACAATATCTTTACTATGGAAGGAGTTTTAGAGAAGATAAGATAAGTACTTCAGACGAAGGTTTCAAAAATCTGGCAGAAGCTTTTAAGCAAAATAATTTTGAAGAATGTATCAAACAGGGAAAGGCTTTGTATGAGAAAGACCCTACCAATCTGGACATTTTGCTAATCTTGCTCAGAGCATATGATTCTCTAAAGGATGGGAATAATTTTATACATCACCTGAGTCAGTTTCGGGCTTTGGCAGATGGAATAAAAAGTTCCGGAGACGGAAAGTCTGAGAAAACGGCTTACCTGGTGAATTCGGTGGGAGACGAATACATTCTGCTGAATATTCTGAATATAGGAAATGATTACACCAGAGGATCAAAGCCATCGAAGGATGGCATGTTTGATATCTGGGAAAAAGGCGGTCAGAAGATATACATCAAGGTCCTTTACTTAGACTTAT
- the hflX gene encoding GTPase HflX, translating to MLEKKEHNYEKAVLVGIITQNQDEEKLVEYMDELEFLAFTAGATVQKRFTQKLTQPDSKTFIGSGKALEIKEYVKENEIGTVIFDDELSPSQLKNLEREMEVKILDRTNLILDIFAQRAQTSYARTQVELAQYQYLLPRLTRMWTHLERQKGGIGMRGPGETEIETDRRIIRDRITLLKDKLKIIDKQMATQRNNRGKVVRAALVGYTNVGKSTLMNSISKSEVFAENKLFATLDTTVRKVVIGNLPFLLTDTVGFIRKLPTQLVESFKSTLDEVREADLLIHVVDISHESFEDHIDSVNQILMDINAHQKPMIMVFNKIDGFSYEKKDEDDLTPGTKKNISLDEWKKTWMAKSKHPTVFISALTKENFPEMKKMIYDEVMKIHISRFPYNDFLFEYFDDEEEENNN from the coding sequence ATGTTAGAAAAGAAAGAACATAATTATGAGAAGGCAGTCCTGGTGGGTATTATTACTCAAAATCAGGATGAAGAAAAACTGGTGGAATATATGGATGAACTGGAGTTTTTGGCTTTCACAGCTGGGGCAACCGTACAAAAGCGGTTCACTCAAAAATTAACACAGCCTGACTCCAAAACCTTTATTGGAAGCGGAAAAGCACTCGAAATAAAAGAATATGTAAAGGAAAACGAAATCGGAACAGTAATTTTTGACGACGAACTTTCTCCTTCACAGCTTAAAAATCTGGAAAGAGAAATGGAGGTTAAAATCTTAGACCGTACCAATCTTATTCTCGATATTTTTGCCCAAAGAGCACAGACTTCTTATGCAAGAACTCAGGTAGAATTGGCTCAATACCAATATCTTTTACCTCGATTGACCAGAATGTGGACTCACTTGGAACGTCAGAAGGGAGGTATCGGGATGAGAGGTCCCGGTGAAACGGAGATTGAAACTGACCGTCGTATCATTCGTGACAGAATTACTTTATTGAAGGATAAACTGAAAATCATCGATAAGCAAATGGCTACTCAGCGTAACAATCGCGGAAAAGTGGTGCGAGCAGCTTTGGTAGGATACACGAACGTTGGAAAATCTACCTTGATGAATTCTATTTCAAAATCTGAGGTATTTGCTGAAAATAAATTATTTGCGACCCTGGATACCACAGTACGAAAAGTTGTAATCGGAAATCTTCCGTTTCTGCTTACGGATACTGTAGGTTTTATCAGAAAATTGCCTACTCAGCTGGTAGAGTCATTTAAATCTACGTTGGATGAGGTTCGTGAAGCAGATCTTTTGATTCATGTGGTTGATATTTCTCACGAAAGTTTTGAAGATCACATTGACTCTGTTAATCAGATATTAATGGATATTAATGCTCATCAGAAGCCAATGATTATGGTGTTCAACAAAATTGATGGCTTTAGCTATGAGAAAAAAGATGAAGATGATCTGACCCCTGGTACAAAGAAGAATATTTCTCTTGATGAATGGAAAAAAACGTGGATGGCCAAATCAAAGCACCCCACCGTTTTCATTTCTGCTTTGACCAAGGAGAACTTCCCTGAAATGAAAAAAATGATCTACGATGAGGTTATGAAAATTCATATCTCCAGATTCCCATACAATGATTTCCTTTTCGAATACTTTGATGACGAAGAGGAAGAAAACAACAATTAA
- a CDS encoding LytR/AlgR family response regulator transcription factor — translation MITHIKCMIIDDDELDRLVLQHYIKQYENIEIVASFDSAEKAIPYLELPIDLLIAETNLKGMSGLEFRKLAHRIPACIFVSSHPEVAACVFEINTLDFITKPLTSERFHYSMQRLFEFFKVKEKCEHYDAILGHDFIKIKESGNIFQIRKTDILYLEALKDYTRIITLEKKHCILDSLGNLLHKSFFDSFVRIHRSYAVPKHLIRGKSCHEIELIHHIKLPIGRTYKNNLSFFEP, via the coding sequence ATGATTACCCATATTAAATGTATGATTATTGATGATGATGAACTGGACAGGCTGGTTCTTCAGCATTATATTAAACAGTATGAGAATATAGAAATTGTCGCTTCTTTTGATTCGGCTGAAAAAGCAATTCCTTATCTCGAACTTCCCATTGATCTTCTGATCGCCGAAACCAATTTAAAAGGGATGAGCGGCCTGGAGTTTCGCAAACTAGCGCATCGAATTCCTGCTTGTATCTTTGTAAGCTCCCATCCGGAAGTGGCCGCCTGTGTTTTTGAGATCAACACCCTGGATTTTATCACCAAACCCCTCACTTCAGAACGTTTTCATTACTCCATGCAGAGGCTCTTCGAGTTTTTCAAGGTAAAAGAAAAATGTGAACACTATGATGCTATATTGGGGCATGATTTTATTAAAATTAAGGAAAGTGGAAACATCTTTCAGATCAGAAAGACGGATATTCTTTACCTGGAGGCACTCAAAGATTACACCCGAATCATTACACTTGAAAAAAAACACTGTATTCTTGATTCTCTGGGAAACCTTTTACATAAAAGTTTTTTCGATTCTTTTGTGAGGATACACAGAAGCTATGCGGTACCCAAACATCTCATCCGTGGGAAAAGCTGTCATGAAATAGAGTTAATTCATCATATCAAGCTTCCTATCGGCAGAACGTATAAAAATAACCTGTCTTTCTTTGAGCCTTAA
- a CDS encoding META domain-containing protein, whose amino-acid sequence MKKILFSLLAVLFLGLMFNCSVVPDKNPYLQRQWMLVSFDGFSKDQLIAHKAEMNLTGKMEKDKIYGTAYMGCNQMSFTSEFKKGGAVKISQGVSTMKACQDMNLESSFQKKLETMTRYSVEGHFLTLSDNQGNTMKFVAADWD is encoded by the coding sequence ATGAAAAAAATATTATTCTCCCTTTTGGCTGTCTTATTCTTAGGACTTATGTTCAATTGTTCCGTTGTCCCGGATAAAAATCCTTATTTACAAAGACAATGGATGTTGGTTTCTTTCGATGGTTTTTCTAAAGATCAGTTGATCGCTCATAAAGCAGAGATGAACCTGACCGGAAAGATGGAAAAAGATAAGATTTATGGAACTGCATATATGGGTTGTAATCAGATGTCTTTTACTTCCGAATTTAAAAAAGGCGGAGCTGTGAAGATTTCCCAAGGAGTAAGTACGATGAAAGCCTGTCAGGATATGAATCTGGAAAGCTCTTTTCAGAAGAAGCTTGAGACTATGACAAGGTATTCTGTTGAAGGACATTTTCTTACGTTGTCTGACAACCAAGGGAATACTATGAAATTTGTAGCAGCTGATTGGGATTGA